GACCTGTGCTTCTTTACAAAATCTTCGATACTATCTTTCATAGTTGTACCTGTTTTTTAAAATCACTTTCAACTTAGCCTTGGCCCGATTGAATTGCGACTTGCTGGTTGACTCACTTATTCCTAATATTTCTGCAATCTCTTTGTGATCATAGCCTTCAATTAGATATAGCGTAAAAACCATTCTAAATCCCTCGGGCAGATCTGCTACTGCTGCTTTCACCTGATCCACACTCACCTCCGAATAATCCAAAGACTCGTCAGCATCTGGCCTATCTTCGATTTCGTCCACATCCGCCATCTCTTTTCTCTTTTTGATGACATTCAGTGCTCCATTTACTACAATTCTTTTCAACCAGGAACCAAAAGTGGATTCTCCTCTGAACTTGTCAATTCCATTAAAGGCCTTAACAAAAGCCTCCTGAACCACATCTTCTGCCTCTGCCAAATCTTGGAGCATTCGAAAAGAGGTGTTCAACATTGCTTTGGAATACAATCGATAGATCTCATACTGAGCTGTTCGATCGTTTACCCGAAGCAATTCGACCCATTCATAGTGGATATCCTTATGAC
This is a stretch of genomic DNA from Reichenbachiella ulvae. It encodes these proteins:
- a CDS encoding RNA polymerase sigma factor; this translates as MKQATSHKDIHYEWVELLRVNDRTAQYEIYRLYSKAMLNTSFRMLQDLAEAEDVVQEAFVKAFNGIDKFRGESTFGSWLKRIVVNGALNVIKKRKEMADVDEIEDRPDADESLDYSEVSVDQVKAAVADLPEGFRMVFTLYLIEGYDHKEIAEILGISESTSKSQFNRAKAKLKVILKNRYNYER